One Thermus sp. CCB_US3_UF1 DNA window includes the following coding sequences:
- the trmB gene encoding tRNA (guanosine(46)-N7)-methyltransferase TrmB: MLVRPALLPSWPPSPSDLFGREGPLVLEVGFGDGRFTAELAQTHPGWLILGAEVSAASVLRALKRLRRAGLANVRLYHGEGPFALRNLVPPRGLHQVIVNFPDPWPKKRHQRKRLLQEGFFRRLSTRLEEGGSLRLTTDHEAYFRFALEEAERTGLYRIHVEPPPEAHLRTKYALKWKEAGRPFFHAVFTKVAEDPTPWPPTRRYPMAHALLAGDLPESLPLGKEPIPFPGGVAVFLEVARGETGFYILTHVEEEELTQDLLLEVRPSAHGIYAGASRFASPLLTEGVKAAVRALVARLTALGLEVVQDHT, from the coding sequence GTGCTGGTCCGCCCCGCCCTCCTTCCCTCCTGGCCCCCAAGCCCCTCGGACCTCTTTGGCCGGGAAGGCCCCTTGGTGCTGGAGGTGGGCTTTGGCGACGGCCGCTTCACCGCCGAGCTGGCCCAAACCCACCCCGGCTGGCTCATCCTGGGGGCCGAGGTTTCGGCGGCCAGTGTCCTTAGGGCCCTAAAGCGCCTGCGCCGGGCCGGCCTGGCCAACGTGCGCCTGTACCATGGGGAAGGGCCCTTTGCCCTGAGGAACCTGGTGCCCCCCAGGGGCCTTCATCAGGTCATCGTCAACTTCCCCGATCCCTGGCCCAAAAAGCGCCACCAGCGGAAACGCCTCCTGCAGGAGGGGTTTTTCCGCCGGCTTTCCACCCGGCTGGAGGAAGGAGGCTCCCTCCGCCTTACCACCGACCACGAGGCCTACTTCCGCTTCGCCCTGGAGGAGGCGGAGCGCACGGGGCTCTACCGCATCCATGTGGAGCCCCCCCCGGAGGCCCACCTGCGCACCAAATACGCCCTAAAGTGGAAGGAGGCGGGCCGGCCCTTCTTCCACGCGGTCTTCACCAAGGTGGCCGAGGACCCCACCCCCTGGCCCCCCACGCGGAGGTACCCCATGGCCCATGCCCTTCTGGCCGGCGATCTGCCCGAGTCCCTACCCCTAGGCAAGGAACCCATCCCCTTCCCCGGAGGGGTGGCGGTTTTCCTGGAGGTGGCCCGGGGGGAGACGGGCTTTTACATCCTGACCCATGTGGAGGAGGAGGAGCTCACCCAGGACCTTCTCCTGGAGGTGCGCCCAAGCGCCCACGGGATCTACGCCGGGGCCAGCCGGTTCGCCAGCCCCCTCCTCACCGAGGGAGTGAAGGCGGCCGTGCGGGCCCTGGTGGCCCGCCTGACCGCCTTGGGGCTCGAGGTGGTCCAGGACCACACCTGA